In the genome of Cryptomeria japonica chromosome 8, Sugi_1.0, whole genome shotgun sequence, one region contains:
- the LOC131067843 gene encoding disease resistance protein RUN1 isoform X2, which produces MVISRFIFQFVFEANLENITMFGFVLLEEKVMENPSLWRQNPILELFPMSQIMNYEGRLVKTVVNDLIKTFNRVPLQVAKHPVGVDNVKNALIHKLNLNSMDGLIKLGIWGIGGIGKTTIAKAIYNEVHTDFDAASFVANVRSTAADDATGLMNLQKQILKDLAKNDVTVNSIDHGISLFRDRLGGKRVLLVLDDVDGKQVDALVGDWLAPGSRVIITTRDKHILNVAQFSSECIHEMSGLEIDEGLQLFCWHAFLKAYPSPSYADLSNRIVEACKGHPLSLEVIGSYLYDKQNDKDCWMEALHNIIRYPEIQERLYISYGALSDEEKEIFLDIACFFIGEEKTCPIVFWKSLKYKMVISAVSNLSMKSLIKIDDKGRFDMHDHLRDMGRSIAENEKVCTRLWEATRLSAPMSINNGNFSRIRLSGGNLQRLEVLYTPGLCYLHLQNVTIKGIAQDTLAMLPTSLIWLELENCDFEMNRVPREQPLSSNIGQLKIMRLQSHDHIYQLFISSVFVLPNIQLQHLNMGGCSGLNNLPDSIGNLSQLQHLDMGHCSGLNNLPDSIGNLSQLQHLDMGSCSGLNNLPDSIGNLSQLQHLDMASCSGLNNLPDSIGNLSQLQHLHMGGCSGLNNLPDSIGNLSQLQHLDMGWCSGLNNLPDSIGNLSQLQHLDMGWCSGLNNLPDSIGNLSQLQHLDMGWCSGLNNLPDSIGNLSHLQHLDMGWCSGLNNLPDSIGNLSQLQHLHMGECSGLNNLPDSIGNLSQLQHLHMRWCSGLNNLPDSIGNLSQLQHLDMGWCSGLNNLPDSIGNLSQLQHLDMGWCSGLNNLPDSIGNLSQLQHLDMGGCSGLNNLPDSIGNLSQLQHLDMGWCSGLNNLPDSIGNLSQLQHLDMGGCSGLNNLPDSIGNLSQLQHLDMRWYSGLNNLPDSIGNLSQLQHLDMRWCSGLNNLPDSIGNLSQLQHLDMRWCSGLNNLPDSIGNLSQLQHLDMGWCSGLNNLPDSIGNLSQLQHLDMGECSGLNNLPDSIGNLSQLQHLDMGACSGLNNLPDSIGNLSQLQHLDMGACSGLNNLPDSIGNLSQLQHLDMGACSGLNNLPDSIGNLSQLQHLDMEGCSGLNNLPDSIGVFRFK; this is translated from the exons ATGGTAATTAGTAGGTTTATATTTCAATTTGTCTTTGAAGCTAACTTGGAAAATATTACAATGTTTGGATTTGTGTTGCTGGAAGAGAAAGTTATGGAAAACCCAAGTTTGTGGAGACAAAATCCAATTTTAGAACTTTTTCCAATGTCTCAAATAATGAA CTACGAAGGTCGGCTAGTGAAGACAGTGGTGAATGACCTGATAAAGACGTTTAATAGAGTGCCATTACAAGTTGCCAAGCATCCAGTGGGAGTGGACAACGTGAAGAATGCTCTCATTCACAAATTGAATCTCAATTCAATGGATGGCCTGATTAAACTTGGAATATGGGGTATTGGTGGTATTGGCAAGACCACAATTGCCAAAGCCATCTACAATGAAGTTCATACTGATTTTGATGCTGCTTCTTTTGTTGCTAATGTTCGCTCCACTGCTGCAGATGACGCCACAGGCCTTATGAATTTGCAAAAGCAAATTCTCAAGGATTTAGCTAAAAATGATGTAACCGTGAACAGTATTGATCATGGCATCTCTTTGTTTAGAGATCGTTTGGGTGGAAAGCGTGTGCTACTTGTTTTAGATGATGTGGATGGTAAACAAGTGGATGCTTTGGTTGGGGATTGGTTGGCTCCTGGCAGCAGAGTTATTATTACTACAAGAGACAAACACATTCTCAATGTTGCTCAGTTCTCATCCGAATGCATCCACGAGATGAGTGGATTGGAGATTGATGAAGGTCTGCAGTTATTCTGTTGGCATGCTTTTCTCAAAGCATATCCAAGTCCAAGTTACGCAGATCTGTCCAATAGAATAGTGGAAGCTTGTAAAGGGCATCCTCTTTCATTGGAAGTGATTGGATCCTACTTGTATGATAAACAAAATGACAAGGATTGCTGGATGGAAGCTCTTCACAACATTATCCGTTATCCAGAAATTCAGGAAAGGCTTTACATTAGTTATGGTGCTCTTAGTGACGAGGAAAAGGAGATATTTCTGGATATTGCTTGTTTTTTTATTGGAGAAGAGAAAACATGTCCTATAGTTTTCTGGAAATCCTTAAAGTACAAGATGGTAATCTCTGCAGTATCTAATCTTTCGATGAAGTCATTGATAAAGATTGATGATAAAGGAAGATTTGATATGCATGATCATCTGCGAGATATGGGGCGAAGTATTGCTGAAAATGAAAAAGTGTGTACTCGACTATGGGAGGCTACCCGTTTAAGTGCGCCCATGTCTATTAACAATGGCAATTTCTCTCGCATTCGACTTAGTGGAGGCAATTTACAAAGGCTTGAAGTGCTCTACACACCTGGTCTTTGCTATCTTCATTTGCAGAATGTGACCATCAAAGGCATCGCACAAGATACACTAGCCATGCTTCCTACAAGCCTGATATGGTTAGAACTGGAAAATTGTGACTTCGAGATGAATAGAGTACCAAGGGAGCAACCTCTCTCCAGTAACATTGGGCAATTGAAGATTATGCGATTACAATCCCATGATCACATTTACCAACTTTTTATCTCCTCCGTGTTTGTACTTCCTAATATACAGCTGCAGCACTTGAACATGGGAGGCTGTTCAGGTTTAAATAACCTCCCTGATTCCATCGGCAACCTGTCACAGCTGCAGCACTTGGACATGGGACACTGTTCAGGTTTAAATAACCTCCCTGATTCCATCGGCAACCTGTCACAGCTGCAGCACTTGGACATGGGATCGTGTTCAGGTTTAAATAACCTCCCTGATTCCATCGGCAACCTGTCACAGCTGCAGCACTTGGACATGGCATCGTGTTCAGGTTTAAATAACCTCCCGGATTCCATCGGCAACCTGTCACAGCTGCAGCACTTGCACATGGGAGGGTGTTCAGGTTTAAATAACCTCCCCGATTCCATCGGCAACCTGTCACAGCTGCAGCACTTGGACATGGGATGGTGTTCAGGTTTAAATAACCTCCCCGATTCCATCGGCAACCTGTCACAGCTGCAGCACTTGGACATGGGATGGTGTTCAGGTTTAAATAACCTCCCCGATTCCATCGGCAACCTGTCACAGCTGCAGCACTTGGACATGGGATGGTGTTCAGGTTTAAATAACCTCCCCGATTCCATCGGCAACCTGTCACACCTGCAGCACTTGGACATGGGATGGTGTTCAGGTTTAAATAACCTCCCCGATTCCATCGGCAACCTGTCACAGCTGCAGCACTTGCACATGGGAGAGTGTTCAGGTTTAAATAACCTCCCCGATTCCATCGGCAACCTGTCACAGCTGCAGCACTTGCACATGCGATGGTGTTCAGGTTTAAATAACCTCCCCGATTCCATCGGCAACCTGTCACAGCTGCAGCACTTGGACATGGGATGGTGTTCAGGTTTAAATAACCTCCCCGATTCCATCGGCAACCTGTCACAGCTGCAGCACTTGGACATGGGATGGTGTTCAGGTTTAAATAACCTCCCCGATTCCATCGGCAACCTGTCACAGCTGCAGCACTTGGACATGGGAGGGTGTTCAGGTTTAAATAACCTCCCCGATTCCATCGGCAACCTGTCACAGCTGCAGCACTTGGACATGGGATGGTGTTCAGGTTTAAATAACCTCCCCGATTCCATCGGCAACCTGTCACAGCTGCAGCACTTGGACATGGGAGGGTGTTCAGGTTTAAATAACCTCCCCGATTCCATCGGCAACCTGTCACAGCTGCAGCACTTGGACATGAGATGGTATTCAGGTTTAAATAACCTCCCCGATTCCATCGGCAACCTGTCACAGCTGCAGCACTTGGACATGAGATGGTGTTCAGGTTTAAATAACCTCCCCGATTCCATCGGCAACCTGTCACAGCTGCAGCACTTGGACATGCGATGGTGTTCAGGTTTAAATAACCTCCCCGATTCCATCGGCAACCTGTCACAGCTGCAGCACTTGGACATGGGATGGTGTTCAGGTTTAAATAACCTCCCCGATTCCATCGGCAACCTGTCACAGCTGCAGCACTTGGACATGGGAGAGTGTTCAGGTTTAAATAACCTCCCCGATTCCATCGGCAACCTGTCACAGCTGCAGCACTTGGACATGGGAGCGTGTTCAGGTTTAAATAACCTCCCCGATTCCATCGGCAACCTGTCACAGCTGCAGCACTTGGACATGGGAGCGTGTTCAGGTTTAAATAACCTCCCCGATTCCATCGGCAACCTGTCACAGCTGCAGCACTTGGACATGGGAGCGTGTTCAGGTTTAAATAACCTCCCCGATTCCATCGGCAACCTGTCACAGCTGCAGCACTTGGACATGGAAGGGTGTTCAGGTTTAAATAACCTCCCTGATTCCATCGGCGTGTTCAGGTTTAAATAA
- the LOC131067843 gene encoding disease resistance protein RUN1 isoform X1 has product MEQQYTPPSTKLALESNKRYHVFLSFRGPDVRKTLVDHLYQALFVAGLNVFLDNEKLEKGEVIGESLERAIESSAIRIPIFSRGYAESTWCLREAAAMLSSPGLIIPLFYHVDPTHVRYPQGDDSPYRKSFSNHYRHRDRYSTKEINGWKLALRQICSRSGWSLDLTEGYEGRLVKTVVNDLIKTFNRVPLQVAKHPVGVDNVKNALIHKLNLNSMDGLIKLGIWGIGGIGKTTIAKAIYNEVHTDFDAASFVANVRSTAADDATGLMNLQKQILKDLAKNDVTVNSIDHGISLFRDRLGGKRVLLVLDDVDGKQVDALVGDWLAPGSRVIITTRDKHILNVAQFSSECIHEMSGLEIDEGLQLFCWHAFLKAYPSPSYADLSNRIVEACKGHPLSLEVIGSYLYDKQNDKDCWMEALHNIIRYPEIQERLYISYGALSDEEKEIFLDIACFFIGEEKTCPIVFWKSLKYKMVISAVSNLSMKSLIKIDDKGRFDMHDHLRDMGRSIAENEKVCTRLWEATRLSAPMSINNGNFSRIRLSGGNLQRLEVLYTPGLCYLHLQNVTIKGIAQDTLAMLPTSLIWLELENCDFEMNRVPREQPLSSNIGQLKIMRLQSHDHIYQLFISSVFVLPNIQLQHLNMGGCSGLNNLPDSIGNLSQLQHLDMGHCSGLNNLPDSIGNLSQLQHLDMGSCSGLNNLPDSIGNLSQLQHLDMASCSGLNNLPDSIGNLSQLQHLHMGGCSGLNNLPDSIGNLSQLQHLDMGWCSGLNNLPDSIGNLSQLQHLDMGWCSGLNNLPDSIGNLSQLQHLDMGWCSGLNNLPDSIGNLSHLQHLDMGWCSGLNNLPDSIGNLSQLQHLHMGECSGLNNLPDSIGNLSQLQHLHMRWCSGLNNLPDSIGNLSQLQHLDMGWCSGLNNLPDSIGNLSQLQHLDMGWCSGLNNLPDSIGNLSQLQHLDMGGCSGLNNLPDSIGNLSQLQHLDMGWCSGLNNLPDSIGNLSQLQHLDMGGCSGLNNLPDSIGNLSQLQHLDMRWYSGLNNLPDSIGNLSQLQHLDMRWCSGLNNLPDSIGNLSQLQHLDMRWCSGLNNLPDSIGNLSQLQHLDMGWCSGLNNLPDSIGNLSQLQHLDMGECSGLNNLPDSIGNLSQLQHLDMGACSGLNNLPDSIGNLSQLQHLDMGACSGLNNLPDSIGNLSQLQHLDMGACSGLNNLPDSIGNLSQLQHLDMEGCSGLNNLPDSIGVFRFK; this is encoded by the exons ATGGAGCAACAATACACTCCTCCCTCAACCAAGCTTGCCCTAGAAAGCAATAAGAGGTATCATGTGTTTCTGAGTTTCAGGGGACCAGATGTCAGAAAGACTCTGGTCGATCATCTCTACCAAGCTCTCTTTGTAGCAGGACTGAATGTGTTCTTGGACAATGAAAAATTGGAAAAGGGGGAAGTCATTGGGGAGAGCCTGGAAAGAGCAATCGAGAGCAGTGCCATACGCATTCCTATTTTTTCGAGAGGCTATGCAGAGTCAACATGGTGTCTCAGGGAGGCCGCTGCAATGTTGAGCTCCCCTGGCTTGATCATTCCTCTGTTTTATCATGTGGATCCAACTCATGTTAGATATCCTCAAGGAGATGATAGCCCTTATAGGAAATCATTCTCAAATCATTATCGCCATCGAGATCGATATTCAACAAAAGAGATTAATGGGTGGAAGCTCGCCCTTCGACAGATCTGTTCTCGCTCAGGCTGGTCCTTGGATCTAACTGAAGG CTACGAAGGTCGGCTAGTGAAGACAGTGGTGAATGACCTGATAAAGACGTTTAATAGAGTGCCATTACAAGTTGCCAAGCATCCAGTGGGAGTGGACAACGTGAAGAATGCTCTCATTCACAAATTGAATCTCAATTCAATGGATGGCCTGATTAAACTTGGAATATGGGGTATTGGTGGTATTGGCAAGACCACAATTGCCAAAGCCATCTACAATGAAGTTCATACTGATTTTGATGCTGCTTCTTTTGTTGCTAATGTTCGCTCCACTGCTGCAGATGACGCCACAGGCCTTATGAATTTGCAAAAGCAAATTCTCAAGGATTTAGCTAAAAATGATGTAACCGTGAACAGTATTGATCATGGCATCTCTTTGTTTAGAGATCGTTTGGGTGGAAAGCGTGTGCTACTTGTTTTAGATGATGTGGATGGTAAACAAGTGGATGCTTTGGTTGGGGATTGGTTGGCTCCTGGCAGCAGAGTTATTATTACTACAAGAGACAAACACATTCTCAATGTTGCTCAGTTCTCATCCGAATGCATCCACGAGATGAGTGGATTGGAGATTGATGAAGGTCTGCAGTTATTCTGTTGGCATGCTTTTCTCAAAGCATATCCAAGTCCAAGTTACGCAGATCTGTCCAATAGAATAGTGGAAGCTTGTAAAGGGCATCCTCTTTCATTGGAAGTGATTGGATCCTACTTGTATGATAAACAAAATGACAAGGATTGCTGGATGGAAGCTCTTCACAACATTATCCGTTATCCAGAAATTCAGGAAAGGCTTTACATTAGTTATGGTGCTCTTAGTGACGAGGAAAAGGAGATATTTCTGGATATTGCTTGTTTTTTTATTGGAGAAGAGAAAACATGTCCTATAGTTTTCTGGAAATCCTTAAAGTACAAGATGGTAATCTCTGCAGTATCTAATCTTTCGATGAAGTCATTGATAAAGATTGATGATAAAGGAAGATTTGATATGCATGATCATCTGCGAGATATGGGGCGAAGTATTGCTGAAAATGAAAAAGTGTGTACTCGACTATGGGAGGCTACCCGTTTAAGTGCGCCCATGTCTATTAACAATGGCAATTTCTCTCGCATTCGACTTAGTGGAGGCAATTTACAAAGGCTTGAAGTGCTCTACACACCTGGTCTTTGCTATCTTCATTTGCAGAATGTGACCATCAAAGGCATCGCACAAGATACACTAGCCATGCTTCCTACAAGCCTGATATGGTTAGAACTGGAAAATTGTGACTTCGAGATGAATAGAGTACCAAGGGAGCAACCTCTCTCCAGTAACATTGGGCAATTGAAGATTATGCGATTACAATCCCATGATCACATTTACCAACTTTTTATCTCCTCCGTGTTTGTACTTCCTAATATACAGCTGCAGCACTTGAACATGGGAGGCTGTTCAGGTTTAAATAACCTCCCTGATTCCATCGGCAACCTGTCACAGCTGCAGCACTTGGACATGGGACACTGTTCAGGTTTAAATAACCTCCCTGATTCCATCGGCAACCTGTCACAGCTGCAGCACTTGGACATGGGATCGTGTTCAGGTTTAAATAACCTCCCTGATTCCATCGGCAACCTGTCACAGCTGCAGCACTTGGACATGGCATCGTGTTCAGGTTTAAATAACCTCCCGGATTCCATCGGCAACCTGTCACAGCTGCAGCACTTGCACATGGGAGGGTGTTCAGGTTTAAATAACCTCCCCGATTCCATCGGCAACCTGTCACAGCTGCAGCACTTGGACATGGGATGGTGTTCAGGTTTAAATAACCTCCCCGATTCCATCGGCAACCTGTCACAGCTGCAGCACTTGGACATGGGATGGTGTTCAGGTTTAAATAACCTCCCCGATTCCATCGGCAACCTGTCACAGCTGCAGCACTTGGACATGGGATGGTGTTCAGGTTTAAATAACCTCCCCGATTCCATCGGCAACCTGTCACACCTGCAGCACTTGGACATGGGATGGTGTTCAGGTTTAAATAACCTCCCCGATTCCATCGGCAACCTGTCACAGCTGCAGCACTTGCACATGGGAGAGTGTTCAGGTTTAAATAACCTCCCCGATTCCATCGGCAACCTGTCACAGCTGCAGCACTTGCACATGCGATGGTGTTCAGGTTTAAATAACCTCCCCGATTCCATCGGCAACCTGTCACAGCTGCAGCACTTGGACATGGGATGGTGTTCAGGTTTAAATAACCTCCCCGATTCCATCGGCAACCTGTCACAGCTGCAGCACTTGGACATGGGATGGTGTTCAGGTTTAAATAACCTCCCCGATTCCATCGGCAACCTGTCACAGCTGCAGCACTTGGACATGGGAGGGTGTTCAGGTTTAAATAACCTCCCCGATTCCATCGGCAACCTGTCACAGCTGCAGCACTTGGACATGGGATGGTGTTCAGGTTTAAATAACCTCCCCGATTCCATCGGCAACCTGTCACAGCTGCAGCACTTGGACATGGGAGGGTGTTCAGGTTTAAATAACCTCCCCGATTCCATCGGCAACCTGTCACAGCTGCAGCACTTGGACATGAGATGGTATTCAGGTTTAAATAACCTCCCCGATTCCATCGGCAACCTGTCACAGCTGCAGCACTTGGACATGAGATGGTGTTCAGGTTTAAATAACCTCCCCGATTCCATCGGCAACCTGTCACAGCTGCAGCACTTGGACATGCGATGGTGTTCAGGTTTAAATAACCTCCCCGATTCCATCGGCAACCTGTCACAGCTGCAGCACTTGGACATGGGATGGTGTTCAGGTTTAAATAACCTCCCCGATTCCATCGGCAACCTGTCACAGCTGCAGCACTTGGACATGGGAGAGTGTTCAGGTTTAAATAACCTCCCCGATTCCATCGGCAACCTGTCACAGCTGCAGCACTTGGACATGGGAGCGTGTTCAGGTTTAAATAACCTCCCCGATTCCATCGGCAACCTGTCACAGCTGCAGCACTTGGACATGGGAGCGTGTTCAGGTTTAAATAACCTCCCCGATTCCATCGGCAACCTGTCACAGCTGCAGCACTTGGACATGGGAGCGTGTTCAGGTTTAAATAACCTCCCCGATTCCATCGGCAACCTGTCACAGCTGCAGCACTTGGACATGGAAGGGTGTTCAGGTTTAAATAACCTCCCTGATTCCATCGGCGTGTTCAGGTTTAAATAA